From the Musa acuminata AAA Group cultivar baxijiao chromosome BXJ1-2, Cavendish_Baxijiao_AAA, whole genome shotgun sequence genome, one window contains:
- the LOC135606274 gene encoding remorin 4.1-like — translation MLNDQRHRINAVTPTTITAAPADDDDDHEGPSDNDEFRDIYPLATPSYTSRGRRREIWDGGSNPSSSLSVRSDAAVVENFTTMSREFSAMVVAGSTMHNDSNSSSSNNNNVDGGQNQLVRIGEDALEETNPLAIVPDSNPIPSPRRPPPGGDSAAADSVDELAVHLVMKEEVESRISAWQTAEVAKINNRCKRQEVIINGWESEQVEKASAWLKKVERKLDEQRAKAIEKMQNDVANAHKKAAEKKASAEAKRGTKVARVFELANFMRAVGRAPSKRSFF, via the exons ATGTTGAATGATCAAAGGCATCGCATCAACGCTGTTACTCCCACTACTATTACAGCAGCACCagcggatgatgatgatgatcatgaagGCCCCAGCGACAACGACGAATTCCGCGACATCTATCCACTAGCTACCCCCTCCTACACCAGCCGAGGCCGCCGGAGGGAGATCTGGGACGGCGGCAGCAACCCATCGTCCTCCCTCTCGGTCAGGAGTGACGCCGCCGTCGTTGAGAACTTCACTACTATGAGCAGGGAGTTCAGCGCCATGGTCGTCGCCGGCTCCACCATGCATAACGACAGCAACagtagcagcagcaacaacaacaacgtcGATGGCGGGCAGAACCAGCTGGTGAGGATAGGGGAAGACGCTCTGGAGGAGACCAACCCCCTGGCTATCGTCCCCGACAGCAATCCCATCCCGTCCCCCCGCCGCCCGCCGCCGGGTGGAGACTCCGCAGCGGCCGATTCCGTTGACGAGCTCGCAGTGCACCTGGTAATGAAGGAGGAGGTGGAGTCAAGGATATCGGCGTGGCAGACCGCGGAGGTGGCCAAGATCAACAACCGGTGCAAGCGCCAGGAGGTGATCATCAACGGGTGGGAGAGCGAGCAGGTCGAGAAAGCCAGTGCTTGGTTGAAGAAAGTCGAG AGGAAGCTGGATGAGCAGCGGGCGAAGGCGATCGAGAAGATGCAGAACGATGTGGCGAATGCGCACAAGAAGGCGGCGGAGAAGAAGGCGTCGGCGGAGGCAAAGAGGGGAACCAAGGTGGCCAGGGTGTTCGAGCTGGCGAACTTTATGAGAGCTGTGGGCAGAGCTCCTTCCAAACGCTCCTTCTTCTAG
- the LOC135606263 gene encoding F-box/LRR-repeat protein At3g58900-like isoform X1, with translation MVDTDLKGDTISELPDAVLHQILSFLSTREAARTSVLSTRWRPLWSAVPSLHFYQEEFPRRESLLELVEGAWAARDADVTISTFRLVVSENIDRCYVRRWLENAAERNVEEVEIEVSVGSGDDGSGIVPDSLFRCQSLRSVKLVLPLWKVVFDDGAVGPGSLTTMHLKGIQSCKSSLGTLISSCPVLQELRLEDCYFDLLKITANELKWLTVSRCIFDAYNEVVISTPKLLSFHYTSGKAQGCFIRDMANLVDASIVLFNLSLQNSSVRAWSVSEIFKGLSHASSLTITYLGNQQLSVEEHLQYLPIFLNLKYLRLNILFSRECMEAIAYMLKHMPDLEILVVHNELVWYSIIEEHIWWTSKELTGGMLNRLKEIQLGNFGSSNHETEFIEFLVKNGRIAQDHDGSSLHQK, from the exons ATGGTGGACACGGACTTGAAGGGCGATACGATCAGCGAGCTTCCGGATGCCGTCCTCCACCAAATCTTGTCGTTTCTCTCGACGAGAGAGGCCGCGAGGACCAGCGTCCTGTCGACGCGGTGGCGGCCCCTGTGGTCTGCCGTCCCCTCTCTGCACTTCTACCAAGAGGAGTTCCCCCGGCGGGAATCGTTGCTGGAGCTCGTGGAAGGGGCATGGGCCGCCCGTGACGCCGACGTTACCATAAGCACCTTCCGTCTCGTGGTGTCGGAGAACATCGACCGTTGCTATGTCCGCAGATGGCTGGAGAACGCCGCAGAGAGGAACGTGGAGGAGGTCGAGATCGAGGTGTCCGTCGGCAGTGGCGACGATGGCAGCGGCATCGTGCCGGACTCCCTCTTCCGATGCCAGTCGCTCCGCAGCGTGAAACTGGTGTTGCCGCTATGGAAGGTGGTATTTGACGACGGTGCCGTCGGTCCTGGCAGCCTGACGACCATGCACCTGAAGGGGATCCAGTCTTGCAAGTCCTCCTTGGGCACGCTGATCTCCAGCTGCCCGGTACTTCAGGAGCTGCGCTTGGAAGATTGCTACTTTGACTTGCTGAAGATTACTGCAAACGAGCTCAAGTGGCTGACGGTGTCTCGCTGCATCTTCGACGCCTACAACGAGGTCGTGATCTCAACTCCAAAGCTTCTATCGTTCCACTACACTTCCGGGAAAGCACAGGGATGCTTCATTCGCGACATGGCCAATTTAGTCGATGCAAGCATCGTTCTTTTCAATCTGAGTCTTCAGAATTCAAGTGTTCGAGCATGGAGTGTCAGTGAGATCTTCAAGGGTCTTTCACATGCAAGCTCCCTAACGATTACATATCTGGGGAATCAG CAGCTCTCTGTGGAGGAACACCTACAATATTTGCCTATATTTCTTAACCTCAAGTACCTCAGATTAAACATCTTGTTCTCCAGGGAGTGCATGGAAGCCATCGCCTACATGCTGAAGCACATGCCTGATCTGGAGATTTTGGTGGTACACAATGAGCTG GTGTGGTACTCCATAATTGAAGAACACATATGGTGGACATCAAAAGAGCTTACCGGTGGAATGCTGAATCGACTCAAGGAAATCCAGCTAGGGAACTTTGGATCGAGCAACCATGAGACTGAGTTCATTGAATTTTTGGTGAAGAATGGAAGGATAGCACAAGATCACGATGGATCATCACTCCATCAAAAGTAA
- the LOC135606263 gene encoding F-box/FBD/LRR-repeat protein At4g00160-like isoform X2, with translation MVDTDLKGDTISELPDAVLHQILSFLSTREAARTSVLSTRWRPLWSAVPSLHFYQEEFPRRESLLELVEGAWAARDADVTISTFRLVVSENIDRCYVRRWLENAAERNVEEVEIEVSVGSGDDGSGIVPDSLFRCQSLRSVKLVLPLWKVVFDDGAVGPGSLTTMHLKGIQSCKSSLGTLISSCPVLQELRLEDCYFDLLKITANELKWLTVSRCIFDAYNEVVISTPKLLSFHYTSGKAQGCFIRDMANLVDASIVLFNLSLQNSSVRAWSVSEIFKGLSHASSLTITYLGNQLSVEEHLQYLPIFLNLKYLRLNILFSRECMEAIAYMLKHMPDLEILVVHNELVWYSIIEEHIWWTSKELTGGMLNRLKEIQLGNFGSSNHETEFIEFLVKNGRIAQDHDGSSLHQK, from the exons ATGGTGGACACGGACTTGAAGGGCGATACGATCAGCGAGCTTCCGGATGCCGTCCTCCACCAAATCTTGTCGTTTCTCTCGACGAGAGAGGCCGCGAGGACCAGCGTCCTGTCGACGCGGTGGCGGCCCCTGTGGTCTGCCGTCCCCTCTCTGCACTTCTACCAAGAGGAGTTCCCCCGGCGGGAATCGTTGCTGGAGCTCGTGGAAGGGGCATGGGCCGCCCGTGACGCCGACGTTACCATAAGCACCTTCCGTCTCGTGGTGTCGGAGAACATCGACCGTTGCTATGTCCGCAGATGGCTGGAGAACGCCGCAGAGAGGAACGTGGAGGAGGTCGAGATCGAGGTGTCCGTCGGCAGTGGCGACGATGGCAGCGGCATCGTGCCGGACTCCCTCTTCCGATGCCAGTCGCTCCGCAGCGTGAAACTGGTGTTGCCGCTATGGAAGGTGGTATTTGACGACGGTGCCGTCGGTCCTGGCAGCCTGACGACCATGCACCTGAAGGGGATCCAGTCTTGCAAGTCCTCCTTGGGCACGCTGATCTCCAGCTGCCCGGTACTTCAGGAGCTGCGCTTGGAAGATTGCTACTTTGACTTGCTGAAGATTACTGCAAACGAGCTCAAGTGGCTGACGGTGTCTCGCTGCATCTTCGACGCCTACAACGAGGTCGTGATCTCAACTCCAAAGCTTCTATCGTTCCACTACACTTCCGGGAAAGCACAGGGATGCTTCATTCGCGACATGGCCAATTTAGTCGATGCAAGCATCGTTCTTTTCAATCTGAGTCTTCAGAATTCAAGTGTTCGAGCATGGAGTGTCAGTGAGATCTTCAAGGGTCTTTCACATGCAAGCTCCCTAACGATTACATATCTGGGGAATCAG CTCTCTGTGGAGGAACACCTACAATATTTGCCTATATTTCTTAACCTCAAGTACCTCAGATTAAACATCTTGTTCTCCAGGGAGTGCATGGAAGCCATCGCCTACATGCTGAAGCACATGCCTGATCTGGAGATTTTGGTGGTACACAATGAGCTG GTGTGGTACTCCATAATTGAAGAACACATATGGTGGACATCAAAAGAGCTTACCGGTGGAATGCTGAATCGACTCAAGGAAATCCAGCTAGGGAACTTTGGATCGAGCAACCATGAGACTGAGTTCATTGAATTTTTGGTGAAGAATGGAAGGATAGCACAAGATCACGATGGATCATCACTCCATCAAAAGTAA